A genomic window from Triticum urartu cultivar G1812 chromosome 7, Tu2.1, whole genome shotgun sequence includes:
- the LOC125522513 gene encoding berberine bridge enzyme-like Cyn d 4 produces the protein MATLRGRGLALAFLASFLSVHLVMASSDDFLQCVRDKIPGELVYTQCSSSFSGVLVNYIKNAKFVNTTAKPLCIVTPTDASHVQAAVRCGRGHGVRLRVRSGGHDYEGLSYRSARQEVFGLLDLAALRAVSVDEAASTAWVESGATIGELYYAVAKNNPRLAFPSGECPTIGVGGHFSGGGIGMMMRKYGLSIDRVVDAKLVNANGELLDRAGMGEDLFWAIRGGGGGNFGVVLSWKVQLVPVPATVTVFNIARTLEQGAVDILTRWQDVAPALPSELTITVMVTGQQAVFRALYLGECGSLASTMRDRFPELNMTSADCQPMTWLQSAALSFFSFTNSKPVEDVLLPRPASPSTFSKGKSDYVRQAIPKAVWKEVYASWFTMKGAGVIVLEPHGGYMCGVPEDATPYPHRRGVLYVIQYIAYWMSADGGPAATSWLDGFYGFMAHHVTKHPREAYVNFRDLDIGQNALEEEDGLGAAENARFWGQRYFLGNYEKLAKVKAAVDPTNFFRNEQSIPPMRNQPRE, from the coding sequence ATGGCTACGCTCAGAGGCAGAGGCCTGGCTCTCGCGTTTCTAGCGAGCTTCCTCTCGGTCCACCTGGTCATGGCCTCCTCCGACGACTTCCTGCAGTGCGTGCGGGACAAGATCCCCGGCGAGCTGGTGTACACGCAGTGCTCCAGCAGCTTCTCCGGCGTGCTGGTGAACTACATCAAGAACGCCAAGTTCGTCAACACCACGGCCAAGCCGCTGTGCATCGTGACGCCCACCGACGCGTCGCACGTGCAGGCCGCCGTCCGGTGCGGCCGCGGCCACGGCGTGCGCCTCCGCGTGCGCAGCGGCGGGCACGACTACGAGGGCCTGTCGTACCGGTCGGCGCGGCAGGAGGTGTTCGGCCTGCTCGACCTCGCGGCGCTCCGGGCCGTCAGCGTCGACGAGGCGGCCTCCACGGCGTGGGTCGAGTCCGGCGCCACCATCGGGGAGCTCTACTACGCCGTCGCCAAGAACAACCCCCGCCTCGCGTTCCCGTCCGGCGAGTGCCCCACCATCGGCGTGGGAGGGCACTTCAGCGGTGGAGGGATCGGGATGATGATGCGCAAGTACGGGCTGTCCATCGACAGGGTGGTGGACGCCAAGCTGGTGAACGCCAACGGGGAGCTCCTCGACCGGGCCGGCATGGGGGAGGACCTGTTCTGGGCCatccgcggcggcggcggcggcaacttCGGCGTGGTGCTGTCGTGGAAGGTCCAGCTGGTTCCCGTCCCGGCCACGGTGACGGTGTTCAACATCGCCAGGACGCTGGAGCAGGGCGCCGTCGACATCCTCACGAGATGGCAGGACGTGGCGCCGGCGCTCCCCAGCGAGCTCACGATCACGGTGATGGTGACGGGGCAGCAGGCCGTGTTCCGTGCGCTGTACCTGGGCGAGTGCGGGTCGCTGGCCTCGACGATGCGCGACCGCTTCCCGGAGCTGAACATGACGAGCGCCGACTGCCAGCCCATGACGTGGCTGCAGTCGGCGGCGCTGTCCTTCTTCAGCTTCACCAACAGCAAGCCGGTGGAGGACGTGCTCCTGCCGAGACCGGCCAGCCCGAGCACCTTCAGCAAGGGCAAGTCGGACTACGTCCGGCAGGCCATCCCCAAGGCGGTGTGGAAGGAGGTCTACGCCAGCTGGTTCACGATGAAGGGCGCCGGGGTGATCGTGCTGGAGCCGCACGGCGGGTACATGTGCGGCGTGCCCGAGGACGCCACGCCCTACCCGCACCGGCGCGGGGTGCTGTACGTGATCCAGTACATCGCGTACTGGATGAGCGCGGACGGCGGGCCGGCGGCGACGAGCTGGCTGGACGGGTTCTACGGGTTCATGGCGCACCACGTGACGAAGCACCCGCGGGAGGCATACGTCAACTTCCGGGACCTGGACATCGGGCAGAACGCgctggaggaggaggacggcTTGGGCGCCGCCGAGAACGCCCGCTTCTGGGGCCAGCGCTACTTCCTGGGCAACTACGAGAAGCTCGCCAAGGTGAAGGCCGCCGTCGATCCCACCAACTTCTTCCGGAACGAGCAGAGCATCCCGCCCATGCGCAACCAGCCACGCGAGTGA